From one Formosa sediminum genomic stretch:
- a CDS encoding M1 family aminopeptidase — translation MSSRSICFALFLFTHLIAISQNKIDVKATFDVSAKQIHITQTIEYKNTTQDTLHAIYLNDWANSYATKTTPLAKRFADEYKTNFHFAKSKDRGFTVVTSITEHNTEVDYNRLKDHPDVLKVKLTKPLQAGESYVITLQYLVQIPNDNFTRYGWTSTNDFNLRYWYITPAVYNGKWNYYSNKDLDDLFIPAANLNLQIKFPSYYTLTSELKQENTEVRNGNTIVTLTGKNSVDSKLFLKKISDFNTIGNDSFSIVTNINDENLNEIDRIIITDKIISFITDNFGAYPHDKLLLSEIDYKKNPIYGLNQLPNFIRPFPNHFQYELKLIKTALNNYFESTLLINPREDYWLNDGLQVYYLMKYVDEYYPNMKLFGTLSKVWGIRAFHATQLQFNNQYNFLYMHMARSNLDQPLTMRKDSLLKFNSNIANKYKAGVGLKYLEDYLNEDVIEQTIKSYMSLYKQKQTSPKDFETLLRCNTNKDIDWFFNDYIATRQKIDYKIKGYNVIGDSLEVTIKNKRNNSMPISLFGIKNNSVVYKTWINNITETEKVTIPKDSIDKLVLNYDMVVPEFNLRDDWKSLKGIVFNNRPLQFRLFKDIEDPYYNQVFFMPDFTYNYYDGFAPGLRLYNKTVLSKPFAYSLSPRYALKSKQLIGNLSLSFTQRPEDQDLYYIRYGFSGEYSNYAPDLSYTSFTPYIQFRFRNRNDFRDNKNQFLTLRYISISREDDPSGEFTNENQPDYDVFNIRYGNTNPNLKNHVTGFTDLQLARNFGKIAVNFEYRKLTENNRNFNLRFFAGTFLYNNTYKTSDYFSFALDRPTDYLFDYNYLGRSEETGLLSQELIISEGGFKSKLQPAFANQWMTTLNGGTTIWKYLELYGDVGLVKNRNLSPKFVYDTGFRLNLITDYFELYFPVYSNLGWEVSQPHYSDKIRFIVTLSPKTLFGLFTRRWY, via the coding sequence TTGAGTTCACGAAGTATTTGCTTTGCACTATTTTTATTTACACACCTAATTGCTATTAGTCAAAATAAAATTGACGTAAAAGCAACTTTTGACGTGTCTGCTAAGCAAATTCACATAACACAAACAATAGAGTATAAAAATACCACTCAAGACACACTACATGCCATATATTTAAACGATTGGGCCAACAGTTACGCTACTAAAACAACGCCATTAGCAAAACGTTTTGCAGATGAATATAAAACCAATTTCCATTTTGCAAAAAGCAAAGATCGCGGATTTACAGTTGTAACTAGTATAACAGAACATAACACAGAAGTAGACTATAACAGACTAAAAGATCATCCAGATGTTTTAAAAGTTAAACTTACTAAACCTTTACAGGCAGGCGAAAGTTATGTAATTACACTGCAATATCTTGTACAAATTCCTAACGATAACTTTACCCGCTATGGCTGGACTAGTACTAACGATTTTAACTTGCGTTATTGGTATATTACACCAGCAGTATATAATGGCAAATGGAATTATTACAGCAATAAAGATTTAGACGATTTATTTATACCTGCTGCCAATTTAAATCTCCAAATTAAATTTCCGAGTTATTACACACTAACTTCAGAATTAAAACAAGAAAATACCGAAGTACGTAACGGAAATACAATAGTAACTTTAACCGGAAAAAACAGTGTAGATTCAAAATTATTCTTAAAAAAAATATCCGACTTTAATACTATAGGTAACGATTCATTTTCAATAGTTACAAATATTAACGATGAAAATTTAAATGAAATAGATCGTATCATTATCACCGATAAAATCATATCATTTATTACCGATAATTTTGGCGCCTATCCGCATGATAAATTGTTACTCTCTGAGATAGATTATAAAAAAAATCCAATTTACGGACTAAACCAACTTCCAAATTTTATTCGTCCGTTCCCAAACCATTTTCAATATGAGCTTAAACTCATAAAAACAGCTTTAAATAACTATTTTGAAAGCACGTTATTAATTAATCCAAGAGAAGATTATTGGCTTAACGACGGATTACAAGTGTATTATTTAATGAAATATGTTGATGAATATTATCCAAACATGAAACTTTTTGGTACACTTTCAAAAGTTTGGGGAATTCGCGCTTTTCACGCAACACAACTTCAATTTAATAACCAATACAACTTTTTATATATGCATATGGCACGTTCTAATTTAGATCAGCCATTAACTATGCGTAAAGATTCGTTATTAAAATTTAACTCAAATATCGCTAACAAATACAAAGCAGGTGTTGGCTTAAAATATCTGGAAGATTATTTAAATGAAGATGTAATAGAACAAACCATAAAAAGTTACATGTCTTTATACAAGCAAAAGCAAACCTCTCCCAAAGATTTTGAAACGCTTTTACGCTGTAACACAAATAAGGACATCGATTGGTTTTTTAACGATTATATCGCGACACGACAAAAAATAGATTATAAGATTAAGGGCTATAATGTTATAGGAGATTCTCTTGAAGTTACCATAAAGAACAAGAGAAATAACAGCATGCCAATCTCGCTATTCGGAATAAAAAACAATAGTGTAGTTTATAAAACATGGATAAATAATATTACTGAAACAGAAAAAGTTACCATACCAAAAGATAGTATAGATAAACTGGTATTAAACTACGATATGGTCGTACCCGAATTTAATTTAAGAGACGACTGGAAATCTTTAAAAGGAATTGTATTTAATAACAGACCCTTACAATTCCGTTTATTTAAAGATATAGAAGACCCTTATTACAATCAGGTCTTTTTTATGCCAGATTTTACATATAATTATTATGATGGTTTTGCTCCTGGATTACGATTATATAACAAAACGGTACTCTCAAAACCGTTTGCTTATAGCTTGAGTCCTCGGTATGCATTAAAAAGCAAACAGCTTATCGGAAATTTAAGTTTAAGTTTTACACAACGTCCAGAAGATCAAGATCTATATTACATTAGATATGGTTTTTCGGGAGAATATTCTAATTACGCTCCAGATTTATCTTATACATCCTTTACTCCTTACATACAATTTAGATTTAGAAATCGAAACGATTTTAGAGATAACAAGAATCAGTTCTTAACCTTAAGATATATAAGCATTTCAAGAGAAGATGATCCCTCTGGAGAATTTACTAACGAAAATCAGCCAGATTATGATGTATTTAACATCCGATATGGCAATACTAATCCTAATTTAAAAAATCACGTTACAGGATTTACAGATTTACAATTGGCTAGAAATTTTGGTAAGATTGCGGTAAATTTTGAATACAGAAAACTTACCGAAAATAATAGAAATTTTAATTTACGCTTTTTTGCAGGTACGTTTTTATATAATAACACCTATAAAACATCAGATTACTTTAGTTTTGCACTAGATCGCCCTACAGATTATTTATTCGATTATAACTACCTAGGCCGTTCTGAAGAAACTGGACTGTTAAGCCAAGAATTAATTATATCTGAAGGTGGCTTTAAATCTAAATTACAACCCGCTTTTGCAAACCAGTGGATGACTACATTAAACGGAGGAACAACAATTTGGAAATATTTAGAATTATATGGAGACGTAGGTTTGGTGAAAAACAGAAACCTATCGCCTAAATTTGTATACGATACAGGATTCCGTTTAAACCTAATAACAGATTATTTTGAATTGTATTTTCCCGTATATTCTAATTTAGGCTGGGAGGTTTCTCAACCACATTATAGCGACAAAATCAGATTTATAGTTACTTTATCACCAAAAACGCTATTCGGATTATTTACAAGACGCTGGTATTAA
- a CDS encoding LOG family protein, with the protein MTKQQHPKGWNEIKTNDSWAIFKIMGEFVNGFEKMSTVGPCISIFGSARTKPEDPYYKLAERVAHKIVDEGYGVITGGGPGIMEAGNKGAHLGGGTSVGLNIKLPFEQHDNPYINPDKNLDFDYFFVRKLMFVKYSQGFVVLPGGFGTLDELFESITLIQTGKIERFPIILVGKDYWQGLFEWIKSTMLAKHSTISPKDLDLIHIVDTEDEVVDILNEFYNDSNFSLNF; encoded by the coding sequence ATGACAAAACAACAACATCCAAAAGGTTGGAATGAAATAAAAACAAACGATTCATGGGCCATTTTCAAAATCATGGGCGAGTTTGTTAATGGTTTTGAAAAAATGAGTACAGTAGGTCCTTGTATTTCTATTTTTGGATCTGCAAGAACTAAACCTGAAGATCCTTATTACAAATTAGCAGAACGCGTTGCTCATAAAATTGTAGACGAAGGTTATGGCGTAATTACCGGTGGCGGACCAGGAATTATGGAAGCAGGTAATAAAGGTGCGCATTTGGGAGGTGGAACTTCTGTAGGATTAAACATAAAATTACCGTTTGAACAACATGATAATCCTTATATAAATCCAGATAAAAACTTAGATTTCGATTACTTTTTTGTAAGAAAACTAATGTTTGTAAAATATTCACAAGGTTTTGTGGTTCTTCCAGGTGGATTTGGGACCTTGGATGAGTTGTTCGAATCTATTACCTTAATACAAACCGGAAAGATTGAACGCTTTCCAATTATTTTAGTGGGTAAAGACTATTGGCAAGGACTGTTTGAATGGATAAAATCTACAATGTTAGCTAAACATAGTACTATAAGTCCTAAAGACTTAGACTTAATACACATTGTAGACACTGAAGATGAAGTGGTTGATATTCTAAATGAATTTTATAATGATTCTAATTTTAGTTTAAATTTTTAA
- the uvrA gene encoding excinuclease ABC subunit UvrA: MSNFEEHIEVKGARVHNLKNIDVSIPRDKLVVITGLSGSGKSSLAFDTIYAEGQRRYIETFSAYARQFLGGLERPDVDKIDGLSPVIAIEQKTTSKSPRSTVGTITEIYDFLRLLYARASDAYSFNTGEQMVSYSDEQIKNLITEEYQGKRINILAPVIRSRKGHYRELFEQIAKQGFVKVRTDGEIRDLVKGMKLDRYKTHDIEIVIDRLKIENHTDNDKRLTESINTAMYHGDDVLMVIDQDTNEARYFSRLLMCPSTGISYPNPEPNNFSFNSPKGACPKCNGIGQLYQVNLSKIIPDPSLSIKAGALAPHGPEKNSWIFKQLELIAQHFNFKLTDPYNTIPEAAKQMILYGGKEKFSVESKTLGITRNYKIDFEGVANFIESQFENAQTTTLKRWAKDFMDKVNCEQCGGSRLRKESLYFKVNGLNIAELANKDISDLSVWFKDLKSHLSNKQLQIGTEIIKEISTRLQFLLDVGLDYLSLNRSSKSLSGGEAQRIRLATQIGSQLVGVLYILDEPSIGLHQRDNEKLINSLISLRDVGNSVIVVEHDKDMIERADYVIDIGPKAGRYGGEIISEGTPKELLQQDTLTAKYINGTKAIEIPEKRREGNGHVLSLKGCTGNNLKNISVSFPLGKMIGVTGVSGSGKSTLINETLYPILNAYYFNGVKKPMPYKSIKGLEHLDKVIDINQSPIGRTPRSNPATYTGVFSEIRSLFAKIPEAMIRGYKPGRFSFNVKGGRCETCQGGGLRVIEMNFLPDVYVECETCQGKRFNRETLEIRYKGKSISDVLNMTIDEAVPFFENIPKIHKKVKTIQDVGLGYITLGQQSTTLSGGEAQRIKLATELSKRDTGNTFYILDEPTTGLHFEDIRVLMIVLNKLVDKGNTVLIIEHNLDVIKTVDHIIDIGYEGGKRGGQVIVEGTPEKVAKHKKSYTAKFLKKELH, encoded by the coding sequence ATGAGCAATTTCGAAGAACATATTGAAGTTAAAGGTGCCAGAGTGCACAATTTAAAAAATATAGACGTTTCTATTCCTAGAGACAAACTTGTTGTTATTACAGGTTTATCTGGTAGTGGAAAATCGTCCTTAGCTTTCGACACCATTTATGCCGAAGGCCAACGGCGTTATATTGAAACGTTTTCGGCCTATGCCAGACAATTTTTAGGTGGTTTAGAACGCCCCGATGTAGATAAAATTGACGGACTTTCTCCAGTCATTGCCATTGAACAAAAAACAACCAGTAAGTCACCACGATCTACTGTAGGTACAATTACTGAGATTTACGATTTTTTACGTTTACTATACGCCCGTGCAAGTGATGCATACAGTTTTAATACGGGTGAACAAATGGTAAGTTATAGTGATGAGCAGATTAAAAACTTAATCACTGAAGAGTACCAAGGTAAACGTATTAATATCCTTGCGCCCGTAATACGATCTAGAAAAGGTCATTATAGAGAATTGTTTGAGCAAATTGCCAAACAAGGTTTTGTAAAAGTAAGAACAGATGGCGAAATTCGCGATCTGGTTAAAGGCATGAAATTAGACCGTTATAAAACACATGACATTGAAATTGTTATCGATCGTTTAAAAATTGAAAACCATACAGATAACGATAAACGGCTTACCGAATCTATAAACACGGCCATGTATCATGGTGACGATGTTTTAATGGTTATAGACCAAGATACTAACGAAGCACGTTATTTTAGTCGGTTACTAATGTGTCCTTCTACAGGTATATCTTACCCTAATCCAGAGCCTAATAATTTCTCATTTAATTCGCCAAAAGGAGCTTGTCCAAAATGTAATGGTATTGGGCAATTGTATCAGGTAAATCTCTCAAAGATTATCCCCGATCCAAGTTTATCCATAAAAGCAGGGGCATTAGCACCTCACGGACCAGAGAAAAATAGTTGGATTTTTAAACAATTAGAGTTAATCGCCCAGCATTTCAATTTTAAATTGACAGATCCCTATAATACTATTCCTGAAGCCGCCAAACAGATGATTTTATATGGTGGAAAAGAAAAATTTTCGGTTGAAAGTAAAACCTTAGGCATCACTAGAAATTATAAAATAGATTTTGAAGGCGTAGCCAACTTTATAGAAAGTCAGTTTGAAAATGCACAAACAACAACTTTAAAACGTTGGGCAAAAGACTTTATGGATAAAGTTAACTGTGAGCAATGTGGCGGTTCAAGACTAAGAAAAGAATCTTTATATTTTAAAGTTAACGGTTTAAATATTGCAGAATTAGCCAATAAAGATATTAGTGATCTATCTGTTTGGTTTAAAGACTTAAAATCACATCTATCTAACAAACAACTCCAAATTGGAACTGAAATTATTAAAGAAATTAGTACGCGCTTACAATTTTTATTAGATGTAGGTTTAGACTATTTATCATTAAACAGAAGCTCTAAATCCTTGTCTGGAGGAGAAGCACAGCGTATTCGATTGGCAACTCAAATTGGTTCGCAATTGGTAGGTGTGCTTTATATTTTAGACGAACCAAGTATTGGATTACACCAGCGCGATAACGAAAAATTAATCAATTCGCTTATCTCCCTTCGTGACGTAGGTAATTCAGTTATAGTGGTAGAACACGACAAAGATATGATTGAACGGGCTGATTACGTGATAGACATTGGTCCAAAAGCTGGACGCTATGGCGGAGAAATAATTAGTGAAGGCACTCCAAAAGAATTATTACAACAAGATACTTTAACAGCTAAATATATTAATGGCACTAAGGCCATTGAAATTCCTGAAAAACGTCGTGAAGGTAACGGACACGTTTTATCTTTAAAAGGATGCACAGGAAATAACTTAAAAAATATAAGTGTGTCTTTTCCATTAGGAAAAATGATTGGTGTTACTGGAGTTTCAGGAAGCGGAAAATCTACTTTAATTAACGAAACCCTCTACCCCATCTTAAATGCTTATTATTTTAATGGCGTAAAAAAACCAATGCCTTATAAAAGTATTAAAGGCCTAGAACATTTAGATAAAGTAATTGATATTAACCAATCGCCAATTGGCCGTACACCAAGAAGTAATCCGGCAACTTACACCGGTGTGTTTAGCGAAATACGAAGTTTATTTGCTAAAATTCCTGAAGCCATGATTCGTGGTTACAAACCTGGACGTTTTAGTTTTAACGTTAAAGGTGGCCGTTGCGAAACCTGTCAAGGAGGTGGTTTACGTGTTATTGAAATGAATTTTTTACCAGATGTATATGTAGAATGTGAAACCTGTCAGGGTAAGCGTTTTAACAGAGAAACTCTGGAAATTAGATATAAAGGAAAATCGATTAGTGATGTATTAAACATGACTATTGATGAAGCTGTACCATTTTTTGAAAACATCCCTAAAATTCATAAAAAAGTAAAAACCATTCAAGATGTAGGATTAGGTTATATAACTCTAGGGCAACAAAGTACAACACTTTCTGGTGGTGAAGCACAACGTATTAAACTAGCCACAGAATTAAGCAAACGCGACACCGGAAACACATTCTATATTTTAGATGAACCTACTACTGGTCTGCATTTTGAAGACATACGTGTACTTATGATTGTTCTAAACAAATTGGTAGACAAAGGAAACACTGTGCTTATTATTGAACATAATTTAGATGTTATTAAAACCGTAGATCATATTATAGATATAGGGTATGAAGGCGGTAAACGTGGTGGTCAGGTTATTGTAGAAGGAACCCCTGAAAAGGTTGCAAAACACAAAAAAAGTTACACAGCAAAATTCCTTAAAAAAGAATTACATTAG
- a CDS encoding DUF937 domain-containing protein → MDNHLLNALKNYITPDLVTQASEVLDETESNIFKAISATIPTLVFSLFDKTTHPQTIDQFIGLANSTSLNASEIMSDLPTLLTDKGNTSLLDSGKQALDLLFKDKQSRLFEILADKLHIKTSSIFRLMMMSTLMVLAYVKSKELNSSELINSLTAQRDDILLETPSGIKALLNDTNTVVTTEKKTRPIQTKKKHKEGIKHRWIIPILILIVAILFLIVIK, encoded by the coding sequence ATGGACAACCATTTATTAAATGCTTTAAAAAATTATATTACACCGGACCTAGTTACGCAAGCATCTGAGGTCTTAGATGAAACTGAAAGTAATATATTTAAAGCCATATCTGCTACTATTCCAACGCTTGTATTTAGCCTATTTGATAAAACAACTCACCCACAAACTATAGATCAATTTATAGGTTTAGCCAATAGTACAAGTTTAAACGCTTCAGAGATCATGTCGGATTTACCCACTTTACTCACAGATAAAGGAAACACATCTCTTTTAGATAGCGGAAAACAAGCATTAGATTTACTTTTTAAAGACAAACAATCTAGATTATTTGAAATTTTAGCAGATAAACTTCATATAAAAACATCTTCAATTTTTAGATTAATGATGATGTCTACTTTAATGGTTTTGGCATATGTAAAATCAAAAGAACTAAACTCCTCAGAATTAATTAATTCTTTAACCGCTCAAAGAGACGATATCCTTTTAGAGACTCCTAGCGGTATAAAAGCTTTATTAAATGATACGAATACAGTTGTAACCACCGAAAAAAAGACACGTCCAATACAAACTAAAAAAAAACATAAAGAAGGCATTAAACACCGATGGATTATTCCTATTTTAATTCTTATTGTTGCTATTTTATTCCTAATTGTGATAAAATAA
- the ggt gene encoding gamma-glutamyltransferase, giving the protein MKPVYYTLILLLLITSCKNTPQKTPEQTIGLTSKNAMVVSARKEASLIGTAILKQGGNVFDAMMATELALAVAYPYAGNLGGGGFMVYRLNNGDIGALDYREKAPMAATKTMYLDQDGNVIPDKSTLGSMAIGVPGTVAGVFAAHKKFGTLPIATILEPVIALAKRGVVVTEKQAKHIQAKRPLFQKVNKDTILFDADWKANDTIKYPVLARTLEHLVKHGKDGFYQGEIAKTLATFIQDNGGIITEEDLANYEAKWRTPVVFNYDDLKVISMAPPSSGGICLGEIMTMIAPYDLSTYGHNSTKAIQIITEAERRAYADRSYYLGDPDFVEIPSERLLSEAYLKDRMSDVSFDKATLSSSLKHGNVELVESDETTHYSIVDQYGNAIAVTTTLNGAYGSKLYCSELGFFLNNEMDDFSSKPGEPNMFGLIGAEANSIAPQKRMLSSMTPTIVEKNGALYMTVGTPGGSTIITSVLQTILNVHEFNMGMQEAVNAPRFHHQWLPDEILMEPNKFNHETILELEQKGYLINEKDAPIIGRVDGILKREDGTLEAGADYRGDDTAIGF; this is encoded by the coding sequence ATGAAACCCGTTTATTACACATTAATTTTACTCCTATTAATTACTTCTTGTAAAAATACACCCCAAAAAACACCAGAACAAACAATTGGTCTAACCTCTAAAAATGCCATGGTCGTTTCTGCCAGAAAAGAAGCATCTTTAATAGGCACAGCCATTTTAAAACAAGGTGGAAATGTTTTTGATGCCATGATGGCTACAGAATTAGCACTCGCAGTAGCCTATCCGTATGCAGGAAATTTAGGCGGTGGTGGTTTTATGGTTTACCGTTTAAACAACGGAGATATTGGCGCTCTAGATTACCGCGAAAAGGCACCAATGGCAGCCACAAAAACGATGTATCTAGACCAAGACGGCAATGTTATACCAGACAAAAGTACCCTTGGCAGTATGGCTATTGGAGTTCCAGGTACAGTAGCAGGTGTTTTCGCTGCTCACAAAAAATTTGGAACCTTACCTATTGCTACAATTTTAGAACCCGTTATAGCTTTGGCTAAACGTGGTGTTGTGGTTACCGAAAAACAAGCCAAGCACATTCAAGCCAAACGTCCTTTATTTCAAAAAGTGAATAAAGACACCATTCTTTTTGATGCCGATTGGAAAGCCAATGATACAATAAAATATCCTGTACTAGCACGTACGTTAGAACATCTTGTAAAACATGGTAAAGACGGATTTTACCAAGGAGAAATAGCTAAAACTTTAGCCACCTTTATTCAGGATAATGGTGGTATTATTACCGAAGAGGATTTAGCAAACTACGAAGCCAAATGGCGAACACCTGTGGTATTCAACTACGACGATCTAAAAGTTATTTCTATGGCTCCACCTTCTAGTGGAGGAATTTGTTTAGGTGAAATTATGACTATGATTGCGCCATATGATTTAAGCACTTATGGACACAATAGCACCAAAGCCATTCAGATTATCACAGAAGCTGAACGTCGTGCCTATGCCGATAGAAGTTATTATTTAGGAGATCCTGATTTTGTTGAAATACCAAGTGAACGTTTGTTAAGCGAGGCCTATTTAAAAGACCGTATGTCTGATGTTTCTTTCGATAAAGCAACATTATCATCGTCTTTAAAACACGGAAATGTAGAATTAGTAGAAAGCGACGAAACTACACACTACTCTATTGTAGATCAATATGGCAATGCTATAGCCGTAACAACCACTTTAAACGGTGCTTACGGTTCTAAACTTTATTGTTCCGAATTAGGTTTTTTCCTTAACAATGAAATGGACGATTTTAGTAGTAAACCTGGCGAACCTAATATGTTTGGATTAATAGGTGCCGAAGCAAACAGTATTGCACCTCAAAAACGTATGCTTAGTTCTATGACGCCAACTATTGTAGAAAAAAACGGTGCTTTGTACATGACAGTGGGTACACCTGGAGGCTCTACAATAATTACGAGTGTGTTACAAACCATTTTAAATGTACACGAATTTAATATGGGGATGCAAGAAGCTGTAAACGCACCCCGTTTTCACCACCAATGGTTACCAGATGAAATACTTATGGAACCCAATAAGTTTAATCACGAAACCATTTTAGAATTAGAACAAAAAGGCTATCTTATTAACGAAAAAGACGCCCCAATTATTGGTCGAGTAGATGGTATTTTAAAGCGAGAGGACGGCACTTTAGAAGCAGGTGCAGACTACCGTGGCGACGATACTGCTATTGGCTTTTAA